A single window of Candidatus Hydrogenedentota bacterium DNA harbors:
- a CDS encoding DUF4339 domain-containing protein, which produces MSDQWFFLRDGVRLGPVTAAELRGLAARGELGDSDAIWTRNLPGWTPFGKIRHHFAPPAASETLTALGIDTVDLGLDPPRPSAGPKAAPSYPMEPKDRIARALFVALAVGLAWGIRGDFGHLLGAMYPGAILLLALAYVSGQESLLRSMPVLAAACALGIGYGGNMSYGILHGYAQADTFRNYAYGLLALFLQGGSWGFYGGALVGMALERDRAKWVDWVGGLGVMIASSFLMYWLVYEAIGFDINPPRSNSALAHLGGALGLFGWFLFRKLPVATRASMLGFVGFGLGMAGGRLVGNVFHNLEGSFEINHWNTMEVSCGLIGGFVFAYGMLGMCFRDRATDKPLTLWDGIAAVFVLGLIPLFHLLTRVEDQDRAGWGTKLAEYGSSWTASGIGLSLQFVVLLGFVGAALWLYGQATGKERWGALPVLWLSFVMLLFQNFRALYFFTPAKQNYINMHSVFWLLFLAMVAYVAWREYQEGHTDECDSDEESDTVPWKLWSTVALVGFVIIVLGAGLVNGPTTMKTANTRWPVWSWSQGPFPGTSPSE; this is translated from the coding sequence ATGTCTGACCAGTGGTTTTTCCTTCGCGATGGGGTCCGCCTCGGGCCCGTTACGGCCGCCGAACTTCGGGGATTGGCGGCGCGGGGCGAATTGGGGGATTCGGATGCGATATGGACCCGGAACCTGCCGGGCTGGACGCCTTTCGGAAAAATTCGTCATCACTTCGCTCCCCCTGCGGCATCCGAGACGCTGACCGCGCTTGGTATCGATACTGTGGACCTTGGCCTCGATCCGCCCCGTCCGTCCGCCGGCCCCAAAGCCGCTCCGAGTTACCCAATGGAGCCGAAAGACCGGATAGCCCGTGCCCTTTTTGTCGCGCTCGCCGTTGGCCTGGCCTGGGGCATCCGCGGGGACTTCGGGCACCTCCTCGGGGCCATGTATCCCGGCGCCATTCTGCTGCTCGCGCTGGCCTATGTCTCCGGCCAGGAGTCTCTGTTGCGCTCCATGCCAGTCCTGGCCGCCGCCTGTGCACTCGGCATTGGCTACGGCGGGAACATGAGCTACGGTATTCTCCATGGCTACGCCCAGGCGGACACGTTCAGAAATTACGCCTACGGGCTCCTGGCGCTCTTCCTTCAGGGCGGCTCCTGGGGTTTCTATGGCGGCGCGCTGGTAGGCATGGCGTTGGAGCGTGACCGCGCGAAGTGGGTCGACTGGGTCGGGGGGCTCGGCGTCATGATAGCCAGTTCATTCCTTATGTACTGGCTGGTCTACGAAGCCATCGGCTTTGACATCAACCCGCCCCGCTCCAACAGCGCGCTGGCCCACCTCGGCGGCGCCCTCGGCCTCTTCGGGTGGTTCCTATTTCGCAAGCTGCCGGTGGCCACCCGAGCGTCGATGCTCGGCTTTGTGGGCTTCGGCCTCGGCATGGCGGGGGGGAGGCTCGTCGGCAATGTCTTCCACAATCTGGAGGGCAGCTTCGAGATCAATCACTGGAACACGATGGAGGTGAGTTGTGGACTCATCGGCGGGTTCGTATTCGCCTACGGCATGCTCGGTATGTGCTTTCGTGATCGTGCGACGGATAAACCGCTTACCCTATGGGATGGGATCGCCGCCGTCTTCGTTCTCGGCCTTATCCCCCTTTTCCATCTCTTGACGCGCGTTGAGGATCAGGATCGGGCGGGCTGGGGGACGAAACTCGCGGAGTACGGTTCCTCCTGGACAGCCAGCGGCATCGGCCTGTCGCTTCAGTTCGTCGTGTTGCTCGGCTTTGTCGGCGCGGCCCTGTGGCTCTATGGCCAGGCGACCGGGAAAGAGCGCTGGGGGGCTCTTCCGGTTCTGTGGCTTTCCTTTGTAATGCTGCTCTTTCAAAACTTCCGCGCGCTTTACTTCTTCACACCCGCCAAACAAAACTATATCAATATGCACAGCGTATTCTGGCTGCTTTTTCTCGCGATGGTCGCCTACGTTGCCTGGCGCGAGTACCAGGAGGGCCACACGGACGAGTGTGATTCAGATGAGGAAAGCGACACGGTGCCCTGGAAGCTCTGGAGCACCGTGGCCCTGGTGGGCTTCGTGATTATCGTCCTCGGTGCGGGCCTCGTGAATGGACCTACAACCATGAAGACCGCCAATACCCGTTGGCCCGTCTGGTCGTGGAGTCAGGGACCCTTTCCGGGAACTTCGCCATCGGAGTAG